In the genome of Treponema pedis, one region contains:
- a CDS encoding energy-coupling factor ABC transporter ATP-binding protein, whose product MAILIKDLSYTYPDGRQALKNVNMEFQTGKKTAIVGLNGSGKSTLLYHLNGTILPQTGSVSVLGEEVCKKNLNSIRKKAGFLFDYPDHQLFLTTVYEDIGFGLKNLGKDKNATASAVDKILSELNIGHLKDYPPYQLSLGQKKICAIAGILVMQPEIIICDEPFSGLDSRVKENFKNILDDFSAKGKTIIFSTHDQEFCYEWADNIFIMNKGEIIASGETVNIFNNKEILEKAGLVMPKLARLFGNRNPAPRNVEEALNPV is encoded by the coding sequence ATGGCTATTTTAATTAAAGATTTATCTTATACATATCCCGACGGCAGACAGGCCCTAAAAAATGTAAATATGGAATTTCAAACCGGAAAAAAGACTGCAATTGTAGGTTTAAACGGTTCGGGAAAATCAACCCTTCTTTATCATCTGAACGGAACAATACTGCCGCAAACGGGAAGCGTAAGCGTTTTAGGCGAAGAAGTTTGTAAAAAGAATTTAAATTCCATTAGAAAAAAGGCTGGGTTTTTATTCGACTACCCCGACCATCAGCTTTTTTTAACCACCGTTTATGAAGACATAGGCTTCGGATTAAAAAATCTCGGGAAGGATAAAAACGCGACGGCTTCAGCTGTAGATAAAATTTTATCGGAGCTTAATATCGGCCATTTAAAAGATTACCCTCCGTATCAATTAAGTTTGGGGCAAAAAAAGATTTGCGCAATTGCAGGAATATTGGTAATGCAGCCTGAAATAATAATTTGCGACGAACCTTTTTCAGGTTTGGACAGCAGGGTAAAAGAAAATTTTAAAAATATTCTCGACGATTTTTCCGCAAAAGGGAAGACAATAATTTTTTCCACTCACGATCAGGAATTTTGTTATGAATGGGCCGATAATATTTTTATTATGAATAAGGGCGAAATAATAGCCTCCGGCGAAACGGTAAATATCTTCAATAATAAAGAAATATTGGAAAAGGCCGGACTGGTTATGCCTAAACTTGCACGCCTTTTCGGAAACAGAAATCCGGCTCCCAGAAACGTAGAAGAAGCCTTAAATCCTGTGTAG
- the murA gene encoding UDP-N-acetylglucosamine 1-carboxyvinyltransferase, producing MHKYIIQGGFPVKGTIKASGNKNAALPCIAAALLSEEAVILKNIPEIEDVFVMLKVFEALGGITEKLEKNIFKLQMKKIKSSEIPEELAAKIRASILFAGPLLARTGKAVLPPPGGDVIGRRRLDTHFLALTELGARVETDQNFSFIAHKLKGSDMFLDEASVTATENAVMAACLAEGTTIITNAASEPHVQELCIMLNKMGAKISGVGSNILTIEGVEKLGGTEHKIGPDYMEIGSFIGLAAVTRGQLKITDVEPKDMRPLKVAFGKLGIGWRLEGSTLTVPDQQRMQVNCDLGGMIPKIDDAPWPGFPPDLTSIMTVIATQVEGTVLIHEKMFESRMFFVDKLIGMGARITLCDPHRAVISGPSALHGSELVSPDVRAGMAMVLAACCARGESIIRNVYQIERGYEHLVERLQSIGVKITKKE from the coding sequence ATGCACAAATACATAATTCAAGGCGGCTTTCCCGTTAAGGGAACAATTAAGGCAAGCGGCAATAAAAACGCGGCACTTCCCTGCATTGCGGCGGCTCTTCTTTCGGAGGAAGCCGTTATTTTAAAAAATATTCCCGAAATAGAAGATGTCTTTGTAATGCTTAAAGTGTTTGAGGCTTTGGGAGGCATAACCGAAAAACTTGAAAAGAATATTTTTAAGCTTCAAATGAAAAAAATCAAATCAAGTGAAATTCCTGAAGAATTGGCGGCAAAAATACGGGCATCTATCTTATTTGCAGGACCTCTTCTTGCAAGAACGGGCAAGGCCGTCCTTCCCCCTCCCGGAGGAGATGTAATAGGAAGAAGAAGACTGGATACTCACTTTTTAGCTCTGACGGAACTCGGCGCAAGGGTTGAAACGGACCAAAATTTTTCATTTATTGCACACAAATTAAAGGGGTCGGATATGTTTTTAGATGAAGCTTCCGTTACCGCTACGGAAAATGCGGTTATGGCGGCTTGTCTTGCGGAAGGAACTACAATTATTACAAATGCGGCAAGCGAACCGCATGTTCAGGAACTTTGCATAATGCTGAATAAAATGGGAGCTAAAATTTCAGGCGTGGGCTCCAATATTCTTACTATCGAAGGAGTGGAAAAGCTGGGCGGTACGGAGCATAAAATAGGTCCCGATTATATGGAAATAGGCTCATTTATAGGACTTGCAGCCGTTACCCGCGGACAGCTTAAAATTACCGATGTGGAACCTAAGGATATGCGTCCTCTAAAGGTGGCTTTCGGCAAGCTGGGTATAGGCTGGAGACTTGAAGGGTCAACTTTAACGGTACCTGACCAGCAGCGTATGCAGGTAAACTGCGACTTGGGCGGAATGATTCCTAAAATAGATGATGCTCCGTGGCCGGGTTTCCCTCCGGATTTAACCAGTATTATGACGGTAATTGCAACTCAAGTTGAAGGCACGGTTTTAATTCATGAAAAGATGTTTGAATCCAGAATGTTTTTTGTAGATAAACTAATAGGAATGGGTGCAAGGATAACCCTATGCGACCCGCATCGCGCAGTTATTTCAGGCCCCAGCGCCTTACACGGAAGCGAACTTGTTTCGCCGGATGTCCGCGCCGGTATGGCTATGGTGCTTGCCGCCTGCTGCGCCAGAGGTGAAAGCATTATACGCAATGTTTATCAAATTGAGCGCGGATACGAACATCTTGTAGAAAGGCTTCAATCCATAGGCGTAAAAATTACAAAAAAAGAATAA
- the radA gene encoding DNA repair protein RadA: MSKKKTGETAFKCSNCGYTQPRWLGRCPDCGEWNTFEEVTLNEDYTPSVRGGEGLSAEKFSKRASSIPLESVEANDAVRLSSGIPEFDRVLGGGAVKRSAVLIGGEPGIGKSTLLLQAAAFCGKKVLYVSGEESGGQIRARADRLALPLKNIELLCTCKFEDVERVLNKVNPVFVVIDSIQTMYSADAGAIPGTINQLKLCAHELVSWVKERDSVLFLTAHVTKDGNIAGPKVLEHLVDTVISFERTEDDVRFLRALKNRFGSVDELGIFSMDEFGLKPIEDPSSLFITGRTGALPAGSAAVPVFEGSRVFMVEIQALTVPAKGAVTRVFSDKIDSARVSRIAAVLEKRIGLQFSDQDIYINVAGGIRLREPAADLAIALALYSARTGLPAKQNEAYIGELSLAGEIRPVKRLKPRIKTAQGMGFIKVFSPPFSDSEPFDIDIKNVFTAENLSSVIKEAFKP, from the coding sequence ATGTCAAAAAAGAAAACCGGAGAAACCGCTTTTAAATGTTCTAATTGCGGATACACTCAGCCCCGCTGGCTCGGAAGATGCCCCGATTGCGGGGAATGGAATACATTTGAAGAAGTTACACTTAACGAAGACTATACGCCTTCCGTACGGGGGGGAGAAGGACTTTCAGCCGAAAAATTTTCAAAACGGGCGTCTTCAATTCCGCTTGAATCCGTTGAAGCAAACGATGCAGTGCGTTTAAGTTCGGGTATTCCGGAATTCGACAGGGTTTTGGGAGGAGGAGCGGTAAAGCGTTCAGCCGTTTTAATAGGAGGAGAGCCCGGTATAGGAAAGTCCACTCTTCTTTTACAAGCCGCAGCTTTTTGCGGAAAAAAGGTGCTTTATGTTTCAGGAGAAGAATCGGGCGGACAAATACGTGCCAGAGCCGACAGGCTGGCTCTTCCGTTAAAAAATATCGAACTTTTATGTACTTGTAAATTTGAAGACGTGGAGCGAGTTTTAAATAAGGTAAACCCCGTTTTTGTAGTCATAGATTCCATTCAAACTATGTATTCCGCAGATGCAGGTGCAATTCCTGGTACGATTAATCAGCTAAAGCTTTGCGCTCACGAGCTTGTGTCTTGGGTAAAAGAGAGAGACAGCGTACTTTTTTTAACCGCACATGTTACAAAAGACGGAAATATAGCAGGGCCTAAGGTGTTGGAGCATTTAGTCGATACCGTAATTTCTTTTGAACGTACCGAAGATGATGTAAGATTTTTGCGGGCATTAAAAAACCGCTTCGGTTCCGTTGACGAACTTGGTATTTTTTCCATGGACGAATTCGGCTTAAAACCGATTGAAGACCCTTCATCTCTTTTTATAACTGGAAGAACGGGAGCCCTTCCGGCAGGTTCCGCGGCAGTACCCGTTTTTGAAGGCTCAAGAGTCTTTATGGTGGAAATACAAGCCTTAACCGTACCCGCAAAAGGTGCCGTTACCCGCGTGTTTTCAGATAAGATAGATTCCGCCAGAGTAAGCCGCATAGCCGCCGTTTTGGAAAAAAGAATAGGTTTACAGTTTTCGGACCAGGACATTTATATAAATGTTGCAGGCGGAATAAGATTGCGTGAACCCGCTGCCGATTTGGCTATAGCCTTGGCCCTTTATTCCGCAAGAACAGGTCTCCCTGCAAAACAAAATGAAGCTTATATAGGAGAGCTTAGCCTTGCGGGAGAAATACGACCGGTTAAGCGGCTAAAACCGCGTATTAAAACCGCTCAAGGAATGGGTTTTATAAAAGTATTTTCGCCGCCTTTTTCCGATTCGGAGCCTTTTGATATTGATATAAAAAACGTTTTTACTGCGGAAAATTTAAGCTCGGTTATAAAAGAAGCCTTTAAACCGTAA
- a CDS encoding isoamylase gives MRKIKKKFIFFLVSVLSIISVFAEQDEYVYGQLVETISRVGIPKIEGRYIIFTASGKRHAGISFAHEDYRHIHSFKKLVRSDFQSDAENQILFYIFQIPDGIGEIRYRLVIDGLWSSDPENPDSVFDYTHGMSVSVVNVPFYKEYKTSIEGKNLVRFTYIGEAKQRIKLAGTFNNWDPFMYEMEEVVPGRYELALNLPKGTWFYAYFSGSMQLPDSTNKNYVYTADGRRASVITIQ, from the coding sequence ATGAGGAAGATAAAAAAGAAATTTATATTTTTTTTAGTTTCGGTATTAAGCATTATTTCCGTCTTTGCCGAACAGGATGAATATGTATACGGTCAACTTGTAGAAACTATATCTCGTGTAGGAATACCTAAAATTGAAGGCAGATATATAATATTTACCGCTTCAGGAAAAAGACATGCGGGGATTTCATTTGCCCATGAAGATTACAGGCATATCCATTCCTTTAAAAAATTGGTTCGTTCCGATTTTCAAAGCGATGCCGAAAATCAAATTTTATTTTATATTTTTCAAATTCCTGACGGCATAGGAGAAATCCGCTACAGACTTGTAATCGACGGCCTTTGGTCTTCGGACCCTGAAAACCCCGATTCGGTTTTCGATTATACTCATGGAATGAGCGTATCGGTCGTAAACGTTCCTTTTTATAAAGAATATAAAACTTCTATAGAAGGAAAAAACCTTGTAAGGTTTACATATATAGGAGAAGCAAAACAAAGAATAAAACTGGCGGGGACTTTCAATAATTGGGACCCTTTTATGTACGAAATGGAAGAGGTTGTTCCGGGCAGATATGAGCTTGCTTTAAATTTACCTAAAGGGACTTGGTTTTATGCCTATTTTTCGGGAAGTATGCAGCTGCCCGATTCTACAAATAAAAACTATGTTTATACTGCCGACGGCCGCAGGGCTTCGGTAATTACAATTCAATAA